In a single window of the Terrirubrum flagellatum genome:
- a CDS encoding ABC transporter ATP-binding protein, protein MTMHGGMTQSPDTTAQAPPGRLEIKGLSVRYSGAADSRFAIWDVSLNLEPGSIVGLAGESGCGKSTTAKAAIAFQQGEEMIAGASLLGGVDLLALSAPDRRRLWGNRVSYVSQSASLALNPALTVGRQLAQPLRRHLGLRGSALAKRQMELFELVQIPNPKEALKRYPFQFSGGQQQRVALAIALCCNPDVLILDEPTTGLDVTTQAHISTALRRIVDETCIAVLYVSHDLALLGGLSDRLAIMYAGQIVEEGPTAEVIRAPRHPYTKILLGLSPRLDDPRLVSGIPGIPPAGVVLNQCAFSPRCPYVQESCRSARVALEHFGESHTARCVRANELGSVAPAPVAMSKTAAIGNGHLLIVDQLELTYRRATVKSVDKVSFRLREGERLGIVGESGSGKSSILKMIVGLVAPSDGYMRFDNTRLDGLAIDRPKSLCRDIQLIFQNPDASLNPRHTIRQILTRPLAAFRRELAAKDREAVIRDGLERVRLPPSVIDRLPGELSGGQRQRIAIARAFLAQPRLLLCDEVTSALDVSVQATVLQMIAELSAESGVAVILVSHDLALVRTMADRTIVMRAGRIIEQQDSDALFINPQSDYTRELIAAIPKLNAA, encoded by the coding sequence ATGACGATGCATGGCGGCATGACGCAATCGCCGGACACAACCGCGCAGGCCCCTCCGGGGCGCCTGGAGATCAAGGGTCTCAGCGTGCGCTACTCAGGCGCGGCGGACAGTCGATTCGCGATCTGGGACGTGTCGCTCAATCTCGAGCCGGGGAGCATCGTCGGCCTTGCCGGCGAGTCAGGCTGCGGCAAGTCGACGACCGCCAAGGCGGCCATCGCATTCCAGCAAGGCGAGGAAATGATCGCAGGAGCCTCATTGCTCGGAGGCGTCGACCTGCTGGCGTTATCGGCTCCCGATCGCCGGCGTCTCTGGGGGAACCGCGTTTCCTACGTTTCGCAGAGCGCGTCGCTCGCGCTCAATCCGGCCCTCACCGTCGGCCGGCAGCTTGCGCAGCCGCTCCGCCGGCATCTGGGGCTTCGCGGGAGCGCGCTGGCGAAGCGCCAGATGGAGCTGTTCGAACTCGTTCAGATTCCAAATCCAAAGGAGGCGCTCAAGCGCTATCCGTTCCAATTCAGCGGCGGGCAACAGCAGCGCGTCGCGCTGGCGATCGCCCTGTGCTGCAACCCTGACGTCCTGATTCTCGACGAACCGACCACCGGCCTCGATGTCACGACGCAGGCGCATATCTCAACGGCGCTGCGTCGCATTGTGGACGAAACGTGCATCGCAGTTCTCTATGTGAGCCACGATCTTGCTCTCCTGGGCGGCCTCTCGGATCGCCTCGCCATCATGTACGCCGGCCAAATCGTCGAGGAAGGGCCGACCGCCGAGGTGATCCGCGCGCCGCGGCATCCCTACACGAAGATCCTGCTCGGGCTGAGCCCGCGTCTCGACGATCCGAGACTCGTCTCGGGCATCCCGGGCATCCCGCCGGCCGGCGTCGTGCTCAATCAATGCGCCTTCAGTCCGCGCTGTCCCTACGTCCAGGAGAGCTGCCGCAGCGCTCGGGTGGCGCTTGAACATTTCGGCGAGAGTCACACGGCGCGATGCGTTCGCGCCAACGAGCTCGGAAGCGTCGCGCCGGCGCCGGTCGCCATGAGCAAGACCGCAGCCATCGGCAACGGGCATCTGCTGATTGTCGACCAGTTGGAGCTCACCTACCGGCGCGCGACGGTCAAATCGGTCGACAAGGTCTCATTCCGGCTGCGCGAGGGCGAGCGACTGGGAATCGTCGGCGAAAGCGGCAGCGGAAAATCGTCGATCCTCAAGATGATCGTCGGCCTCGTCGCGCCGAGCGACGGCTATATGCGATTCGACAATACGCGACTTGACGGCCTGGCGATCGACCGACCGAAATCGCTCTGCCGCGACATTCAACTGATCTTCCAGAATCCGGACGCGTCGCTCAATCCGCGCCACACGATCCGGCAAATACTCACGCGTCCGCTTGCGGCGTTCCGGCGCGAACTGGCCGCCAAAGATCGAGAGGCTGTCATTCGCGACGGCCTCGAACGGGTGCGGCTCCCTCCCTCCGTGATCGATCGTCTGCCAGGAGAGCTCTCCGGCGGCCAGCGTCAGCGGATCGCGATCGCGCGCGCCTTTCTCGCTCAACCACGGCTTCTGCTCTGCGACGAGGTGACATCTGCGCTTGACGTGTCAGTGCAGGCGACCGTCCTGCAAATGATCGCCGAATTGTCCGCCGAGTCCGGCGTAGCGGTCATTCTCGTCAGCCACGACCTGGCGCTGGTCCGCACCATGGCGGATCGCACCATCGTGATGCGCGCCGGCCGCATCATCGAACAACAGGACAGCGATGCGCTCTTCATCAATCCACAATCCGACTACACCCGCGAACTCATCGCGGCGATCCCGAAGCTGAACGCCGCATGA
- a CDS encoding ABC transporter permease, with product MTNGLMPAAVIEEAHATLRRSAWLQMLSSRDGRFGFSLIAAMLALILVGPLLAPYGPTEIRLGPANQGPSASHWLGTDHLGRDVLSRFLWGGRSIITIPIIAISITYATGGLLSLLASYRGGWFDLVTARLFEFLMSLPSLLKILLLVAAFGPSTPVLILAIAISNMPGSSRVVRGAVLSQAGVDYVQAAQARGESALSVVILEILPNILGPVAADFSLRITWGIISLSTLSFLGLGVQPPQPDWGLMIQEGRSSLQQAPLVAIVPAMGIACLSVGFNLAADAIVRHTAGAHSEGAR from the coding sequence ATGACTAACGGGTTGATGCCAGCCGCGGTCATCGAAGAGGCCCATGCGACGCTCCGGCGTTCGGCCTGGCTGCAGATGCTGTCTTCGCGCGATGGCCGTTTCGGCTTTTCACTGATCGCGGCGATGCTGGCCCTGATTCTGGTAGGGCCGCTGCTCGCTCCTTATGGACCGACCGAAATCCGGCTGGGACCCGCCAATCAGGGGCCATCGGCCAGCCACTGGCTCGGCACCGATCATCTCGGGCGCGACGTGCTCAGCCGCTTCCTTTGGGGCGGCCGCAGCATCATCACGATTCCCATCATCGCGATTTCGATCACCTACGCCACTGGCGGCCTCCTCAGTCTCCTTGCCTCCTACAGAGGCGGCTGGTTCGACCTTGTCACCGCTCGTCTATTCGAATTTTTGATGAGCCTGCCGTCGCTACTGAAGATTCTGCTGCTTGTCGCCGCCTTCGGCCCTTCGACGCCTGTGTTGATCCTGGCGATCGCGATCTCCAACATGCCCGGATCAAGCCGCGTCGTTCGCGGCGCCGTGCTCAGCCAGGCTGGCGTCGACTATGTGCAGGCGGCGCAGGCGCGGGGCGAGTCAGCTCTCTCGGTCGTCATTCTTGAGATCCTGCCGAACATCCTCGGACCCGTCGCGGCGGATTTTTCTCTGCGCATCACCTGGGGAATCATCTCGCTCTCCACGTTGAGTTTCCTTGGTCTCGGCGTGCAACCCCCGCAGCCGGACTGGGGGCTGATGATCCAGGAGGGCCGTTCCTCGCTGCAACAGGCGCCACTCGTCGCCATCGTGCCGGCGATGGGCATCGCTTGCCTTTCCGTTGGCTTCAATCTGGCGGCCGACGCCATCGTCAGACACACGGCCGGCGCCCATTCCGAAGGAGCGCGATGA
- a CDS encoding ABC transporter permease, giving the protein METSRSPDIWPCRSRRMRCRFFRRPDQASANTPDKAIGGANYMRIDDRKRAGKLGLFLMLPGRRRAIRCHIATRSEAVTLKVLQQFGMRLGSNLVTLLIVSVVTFLLMNIKKPEDIARSVLGREISGEQIARFVERNQLGRPAYVRYLEWIGNFVRGDLGKSIVTGRAVSNDVFTRLGRSLTLAGVAALFGVLGGIFLGVFLAQRKGTATDFRCVTLLLVLASMPEFLIGIALYLVFVVWLGWFPTQSAMAFSFGDFWARAVTFILPAATIALLLVPHIARVARVATSEAFAASYVSAARLRGLNERQVKWDHAFRNAAVPLASVIGLNLVYAISGVLVVDYLFGFPGIGSLLVAAIGSGDVLTTQGIIMMFAVIIAIINVSVDAMILWLNPRLRLATP; this is encoded by the coding sequence ATGGAAACATCAAGAAGCCCTGATATATGGCCCTGCCGTTCACGAAGAATGCGATGCCGATTTTTTCGGCGTCCTGACCAGGCGAGCGCCAACACCCCGGACAAAGCAATCGGCGGCGCAAATTATATGCGCATCGATGATCGAAAACGGGCGGGCAAGCTTGGCTTATTCTTGATGTTACCTGGACGTAGGCGAGCGATACGGTGCCACATCGCCACAAGGAGCGAAGCGGTGACGCTGAAGGTGCTGCAGCAATTCGGGATGCGCCTCGGAAGCAATCTTGTGACGCTTCTGATCGTATCGGTGGTCACTTTTCTGCTCATGAACATAAAGAAGCCCGAGGACATCGCGCGCAGCGTGCTTGGCCGCGAGATCAGTGGCGAGCAGATCGCGAGATTCGTCGAAAGGAACCAACTGGGTCGACCCGCTTATGTCCGTTACCTCGAATGGATCGGCAACTTCGTCCGGGGCGATCTCGGAAAATCGATCGTCACCGGACGGGCGGTTTCGAACGACGTATTCACGCGGCTGGGACGCAGCCTCACGCTCGCCGGCGTCGCAGCATTGTTCGGAGTGCTGGGCGGTATTTTTCTCGGCGTATTTCTCGCGCAGCGCAAGGGAACTGCGACCGATTTCAGATGCGTGACCCTGTTGCTCGTGCTCGCCTCGATGCCGGAGTTCCTGATCGGGATCGCGCTCTATCTCGTCTTCGTCGTCTGGCTCGGCTGGTTTCCCACCCAATCGGCGATGGCGTTCTCCTTCGGCGACTTCTGGGCTCGCGCCGTCACATTCATACTGCCTGCGGCGACGATCGCGCTGCTCCTTGTTCCACACATCGCCCGGGTGGCGCGGGTCGCCACGTCAGAGGCTTTCGCCGCCAGCTATGTCAGCGCGGCGCGTTTGCGCGGGTTGAACGAACGGCAAGTGAAATGGGATCACGCGTTTCGCAACGCCGCGGTGCCCCTCGCGAGCGTTATCGGCCTCAATCTGGTCTACGCCATCTCCGGCGTGCTCGTCGTCGACTATCTCTTCGGCTTCCCGGGGATCGGATCGCTTCTCGTCGCTGCGATCGGGAGCGGCGATGTCCTGACCACGCAAGGGATCATCATGATGTTCGCGGTGATCATCGCGATCATCAATGTCAGCGTCGACGCCATGATCCTGTGGCTCAATCCGCGGCTGCGGCTCGCGACGCCATGA
- a CDS encoding NtaA/DmoA family FMN-dependent monooxygenase (This protein belongs to a clade of FMN-dependent monooxygenases, within a broader family of flavin-dependent oxidoreductases, the luciferase-like monooxygenase (LMM) family, some of whose members use coenzyme F420 rather than FMN.): MPADHFHLAWFLQGSSIQAWRAPWTGNISEEWMEPGLFLDLVRAMERACFDYMLIEDSIYVGQNWRNSREIFLKNGMSVPRQEPSVVATMMAAVTSRLGVVPTLSTFAYHPYLAARILSTLDQVSSGRAGWNMVTGSSDLSAMNFGLDQLPPHDQRYEMAEEYVEIVKRLFGSWEPGAIVADRKSGVLIDHAKVHTIDFEGKYYRSRGPLNSGPAPQGQPVIAQAGGSDQGRAFAARYADTIVAHPKGIGAMKQYRDDIHRRMIEAGRDPASCKVLFLVSPIVAETRQEAQAKADQRAALAEKSIDVRLAQFGWSTNLDLSDIDLDTPVGQLELTTNGHQSSLAQFVRRAGDKSLREAIISYNSNGGTIDLVGDPDSVATQMAEVMQEVGGDGFLFNLPDVSRRSIATITDGLVPELQQRGLVRRAYAHQHLRDNLLEF, translated from the coding sequence ATGCCCGCTGATCACTTCCATCTTGCCTGGTTTCTGCAGGGATCGAGCATCCAGGCCTGGCGCGCGCCATGGACAGGCAACATCAGCGAAGAATGGATGGAGCCAGGCCTGTTCCTCGATCTCGTTCGAGCAATGGAGCGGGCGTGCTTCGACTATATGCTGATCGAAGATTCAATCTACGTCGGACAGAACTGGCGAAATTCACGCGAGATTTTTCTGAAGAACGGGATGTCGGTTCCTCGTCAGGAGCCGTCGGTCGTCGCGACCATGATGGCGGCGGTCACTTCACGGCTTGGCGTCGTCCCGACGCTGTCGACCTTCGCCTATCATCCGTATCTCGCAGCGCGGATCCTCAGCACGCTCGATCAGGTGTCGTCCGGGCGCGCCGGCTGGAACATGGTGACCGGCAGCTCCGATCTGTCGGCGATGAATTTCGGCCTCGACCAGCTGCCCCCGCATGACCAGCGCTACGAGATGGCCGAGGAGTATGTGGAGATCGTCAAGCGGCTGTTCGGCTCCTGGGAGCCCGGCGCCATCGTGGCGGACCGAAAGTCGGGCGTGCTCATCGATCACGCCAAGGTCCACACGATCGACTTCGAGGGTAAATATTATCGCTCGCGCGGGCCTCTGAACTCCGGCCCGGCTCCGCAGGGCCAGCCGGTCATCGCCCAAGCTGGCGGCTCGGATCAGGGCAGGGCGTTCGCGGCGAGATACGCCGACACGATCGTCGCTCATCCCAAGGGGATCGGCGCGATGAAACAGTACCGGGACGACATCCACAGGCGCATGATCGAGGCGGGCCGGGATCCGGCGTCGTGCAAGGTCCTGTTCCTTGTCTCGCCGATCGTCGCCGAAACCCGGCAGGAAGCGCAGGCCAAGGCGGACCAGCGCGCGGCGCTGGCGGAAAAGAGTATCGACGTGCGGCTGGCTCAATTCGGTTGGAGCACCAATCTCGATCTCTCCGACATCGATCTCGATACGCCGGTCGGTCAGCTCGAACTCACGACCAACGGTCATCAGTCGAGTCTGGCGCAGTTCGTCCGTAGGGCCGGCGACAAGAGTCTGCGCGAGGCGATCATCAGCTACAACAGCAATGGCGGGACGATCGACCTCGTCGGCGATCCCGATAGCGTCGCTACCCAGATGGCGGAAGTGATGCAGGAAGTCGGCGGCGACGGATTCCTGTTCAACCTGCCTGACGTCAGCCGCCGCAGCATTGCGACCATTACGGACGGGCTGGTGCCTGAACTGCAGCAGCGGGGGCTCGTCCGGCGCGCCTACGCCCACCAGCATCTGCGCGACAATCTGCTTGAATTCTAA
- a CDS encoding transporter substrate-binding domain-containing protein translates to MRTSPTRRLIALAGACSFGLAALISAATSAQAEKLKLGNEGVFPPFSMVGSDGVLKGVEPDLAREMCKRMNVECEMVVMDFKALIPSLLQGKFDILISQLLPTPERRERLALSRRLFKNPSTFVVPVNSQYTFTKEGLRGKGIKLALQRGAATIKWIQDRFGDAVEYSYYDNPDQEKLDLLAGRVNMLFQLKINATIELIMKPEGKGWKLDGGEYEIGQDDIPEPMRGLSWAVKKGDDELLKRMNVALESIFADCTFTAIRKKYLDITTGPEDAACVAKGM, encoded by the coding sequence ATGCGAACTTCCCCAACGCGCCGCCTGATCGCTCTGGCGGGCGCCTGTTCTTTCGGGCTGGCCGCGCTGATCAGCGCCGCCACGTCCGCGCAAGCCGAGAAGCTGAAGCTCGGCAATGAAGGCGTCTTCCCGCCCTTCAGCATGGTCGGCTCCGACGGCGTCCTCAAGGGCGTGGAGCCCGACCTTGCGCGCGAAATGTGCAAGCGCATGAACGTCGAATGCGAAATGGTCGTGATGGACTTCAAGGCGCTGATCCCTTCGCTGCTTCAGGGCAAGTTCGACATCCTGATCTCGCAGTTGCTCCCGACGCCGGAACGTCGGGAGCGGCTCGCGCTCAGCCGGCGCTTGTTCAAGAATCCATCGACGTTCGTCGTTCCCGTCAACAGCCAGTACACCTTCACCAAGGAGGGTTTGCGCGGAAAGGGAATCAAACTTGCTCTGCAGCGCGGCGCGGCCACCATCAAGTGGATTCAGGACCGCTTCGGCGACGCAGTCGAGTACTCGTACTACGACAACCCGGATCAGGAGAAGCTCGATCTGCTGGCGGGTCGCGTCAACATGCTGTTCCAGCTCAAGATCAACGCGACGATCGAGCTGATCATGAAACCCGAGGGTAAGGGGTGGAAACTTGATGGCGGCGAATACGAGATCGGGCAGGATGATATCCCGGAGCCGATGCGCGGCCTCTCCTGGGCGGTGAAAAAGGGTGATGACGAGTTGCTCAAGCGTATGAACGTGGCGCTTGAATCGATCTTCGCGGACTGCACTTTCACCGCCATCCGCAAGAAATATCTCGATATCACGACAGGCCCCGAGGACGCGGCTTGCGTGGCGAAGGGCATGTGA
- a CDS encoding ABC transporter permease subunit (The N-terminal region of this protein, as described by TIGR01726, is a three transmembrane segment that identifies a subfamily of ABC transporter permease subunits, which specificities that include histidine, arginine, glutamine, glutamate, L-cystine (sic), the opines (in Agrobacterium) octopine and nopaline, etc.) yields the protein MDIFSEQFGGYAFQMLRGAAITLQLFVVGFLLALLCGTVFGIASSLSRSFIIQGVYRTYLSIITGVPSLLIIFLIYYGGSAMLTSLFGRSRGFDVTPFGAGVASLTIVYSAYIAELVRGAIRNLPRGQFEAAAALAIRPFAAWRRVIIPQLVRLALPGLVNIWMIVLKDTPLVGLAGLNELVGNAKIAAGATKEPFLFFIAASLFFVAFSALTLRLSAVLEARFARGIAEAKA from the coding sequence ATGGACATCTTCTCCGAACAGTTCGGCGGATACGCCTTCCAGATGCTTCGCGGCGCCGCGATCACGCTTCAGCTCTTTGTCGTGGGGTTTCTGCTTGCGCTGCTGTGTGGAACCGTTTTTGGCATCGCCAGCAGCCTTTCCCGCAGTTTCATCATTCAGGGCGTCTATCGGACCTATCTCTCGATCATCACCGGCGTCCCGTCACTGCTGATCATTTTCCTGATCTATTATGGCGGGAGCGCGATGCTGACGAGCCTCTTCGGGAGGTCGCGCGGTTTTGACGTGACGCCATTTGGCGCCGGCGTCGCATCATTGACAATCGTCTACAGCGCCTACATCGCCGAACTGGTGCGCGGCGCCATCCGCAATCTGCCGCGCGGCCAGTTCGAGGCGGCCGCCGCGCTCGCGATCCGGCCTTTCGCCGCATGGCGGCGCGTCATTATTCCACAGCTCGTTCGCCTCGCGCTGCCCGGGCTGGTCAACATCTGGATGATCGTCCTGAAGGACACGCCGCTGGTCGGGCTTGCCGGGCTCAACGAGCTCGTCGGCAACGCGAAGATCGCTGCGGGGGCGACCAAGGAGCCGTTTCTGTTCTTCATTGCGGCGTCCCTGTTCTTTGTCGCATTCAGCGCGCTTACGCTGAGACTGTCGGCCGTTCTCGAAGCGCGCTTTGCCCGGGGCATTGCGGAGGCAAAAGCATGA
- a CDS encoding ABC transporter permease subunit, whose amino-acid sequence MNALPIDLSLAMASLPDMARGLTINILLTFLTLAIGLFTSLLVTLARMSKNRLVSGVAAAYVVFFRGAPLLILLYLVYYGFGQIAVVREGPLWLIFGSAFSCAIIGLVLNHTAFMVEVVRGALEAVPAGLIEASHALGISPRQTFLRIRLPLAMRYGLKAYQNEVVMFAKGTAVVSTITVNDLTSVANGIFEATYDPFTPILTAAALYWIFVNIVRLGFLKIDRYLNDHLISEEKRRHAAATRPVARAAPRRAAASTGAMAPVVREHAA is encoded by the coding sequence ATGAACGCGCTGCCGATCGACCTGTCGCTCGCCATGGCGAGCCTGCCTGATATGGCGCGCGGCTTGACGATCAATATTTTGCTGACTTTCCTGACCCTCGCGATTGGCCTTTTCACCTCGCTTCTGGTGACGCTGGCGCGCATGTCGAAGAATCGCCTGGTGTCGGGCGTGGCCGCAGCCTATGTGGTGTTCTTTCGCGGCGCGCCGCTGCTCATCCTGCTCTATCTCGTCTATTACGGCTTCGGACAGATCGCCGTAGTGCGGGAAGGTCCGCTGTGGCTGATCTTTGGCAGCGCATTCTCGTGCGCGATCATCGGGCTCGTCCTCAATCACACGGCTTTCATGGTCGAAGTGGTGCGCGGCGCTCTCGAGGCGGTCCCCGCCGGGCTGATCGAAGCCAGTCACGCGTTGGGCATTTCGCCGCGACAGACATTTCTGCGCATTCGCCTCCCGCTCGCCATGCGCTATGGCCTCAAAGCCTACCAGAATGAAGTCGTCATGTTCGCCAAGGGCACCGCCGTCGTCAGCACGATCACCGTCAATGATCTGACGTCTGTCGCAAACGGCATATTCGAAGCGACCTATGATCCATTCACGCCGATCCTGACAGCCGCTGCGCTCTACTGGATATTCGTCAATATTGTGCGCCTCGGATTTCTGAAAATCGACCGCTATCTCAATGATCATCTGATTAGCGAGGAGAAGCGGCGTCATGCGGCCGCCACGCGACCGGTTGCGCGCGCCGCGCCTCGACGCGCGGCTGCATCGACGGGCGCGATGGCGCCGGTTGTAAGGGAGCACGCGGCATGA
- a CDS encoding amino acid ABC transporter ATP-binding protein yields MKRQAERPIAVHISGVDKYYGSFQALSQIDLEVRKGEKIVICGPSGSGKSTLIRCINRLEPHDVGRIVVNGIEVTSSRLAIQDVRLEVGMVFQQFNLFPHLTILDNCTLAPQLTRGFTKEKAEKLARFYLERVHISEQASKYPSQLSGGQQQRVAIARALCMEPPIMLFDEPTSSLDPEMINEVLQVMEELANDGTTMICVTHEMGFARRVANRCVFMDKGEIVEIASAKEFFESPRSERLRSFIAQILH; encoded by the coding sequence ATGAAGAGGCAGGCGGAACGCCCGATCGCTGTTCATATCTCCGGCGTCGACAAATATTATGGCTCCTTCCAGGCTCTCTCGCAGATCGATCTGGAGGTCAGAAAGGGGGAGAAGATCGTCATTTGCGGCCCGTCAGGGTCCGGAAAGTCCACGCTCATCCGATGTATCAATCGGCTTGAGCCGCATGACGTCGGTCGAATCGTGGTCAATGGGATTGAGGTCACCAGCAGCCGGCTCGCGATCCAGGACGTGCGGCTGGAAGTCGGCATGGTGTTTCAGCAATTCAACCTGTTTCCCCATTTGACCATTCTCGACAATTGCACGCTGGCGCCGCAGCTCACGCGAGGCTTCACGAAAGAGAAAGCGGAGAAGCTGGCGCGATTCTATCTGGAGCGCGTGCATATCAGCGAGCAGGCGTCAAAATATCCAAGTCAGCTATCAGGCGGACAGCAACAGCGGGTCGCGATCGCCCGCGCGCTGTGCATGGAGCCGCCTATCATGCTTTTTGACGAGCCGACGTCCTCGCTGGATCCGGAAATGATCAATGAGGTGCTCCAGGTGATGGAGGAGCTCGCCAATGACGGCACGACCATGATTTGCGTGACCCATGAGATGGGCTTTGCGCGCCGCGTCGCGAATCGCTGCGTGTTCATGGACAAGGGGGAGATCGTCGAGATCGCGTCTGCGAAGGAGTTCTTCGAGTCGCCGCGCAGCGAACGCCTAAGATCTTTTATCGCTCAAATCTTACATTGA
- a CDS encoding peroxidase-related enzyme (This protein belongs to a clade of uncharacterized proteins related to peroxidases such as the alkylhydroperoxidase AhpD.): MSRVVHAFTTEIPVWSPYVTPVDLAAATPEQMAAMQVTPSNKGVSPYVLTLAHDPESLAVRSPLFNQIMYGRQGLTSAERELGAVGASVVNRCIYCAAVHASRFNNLTKRPEVMDAIFADERSAKLEPREQAIFDFAAQLSDTPPTITGAATKKLEQVGLDTLEMVDLILSAAIFGWANRLMHTLGEPTEPI; encoded by the coding sequence ATGAGCCGCGTCGTTCACGCCTTCACAACCGAGATCCCGGTCTGGTCGCCCTATGTGACGCCCGTTGATCTCGCTGCGGCCACGCCAGAGCAGATGGCGGCGATGCAGGTGACGCCATCCAACAAGGGCGTCTCACCATATGTTCTGACGCTTGCGCACGATCCGGAATCGCTCGCGGTGCGCTCGCCCCTTTTCAATCAGATCATGTATGGCAGGCAAGGCCTGACTTCCGCCGAACGGGAGCTCGGCGCTGTCGGCGCGTCCGTCGTCAACCGCTGTATTTATTGCGCAGCTGTTCACGCCTCGCGATTCAATAACCTAACCAAGCGCCCGGAAGTGATGGACGCAATCTTCGCGGACGAGCGTAGCGCGAAACTCGAGCCACGCGAGCAAGCAATCTTCGATTTCGCCGCCCAGCTCTCGGATACGCCGCCGACAATTACAGGGGCGGCGACCAAGAAACTGGAGCAAGTCGGTCTTGATACTCTGGAAATGGTAGACCTCATCCTCTCCGCGGCGATCTTCGGTTGGGCAAACCGTCTCATGCACACGCTCGGTGAGCCAACCGAGCCGATATGA
- a CDS encoding LysR family transcriptional regulator, translating into MDSPPLDIRQLEAFAAVMSAGSITGAARLLGRSQPAVTRHIKELEADIGYELLHRSGPRISPTQRGLQFHAQVERLLFGLKHIRARAEAIGAATLPAFEFACTSALAAGLIPDALAAVDPALLPDKIHIQSLSAEGVVQQVLSHAADFGLASLPVEHPGLEVHWIGEAPCIAALAPNDPFAQQDVVSLRDIAKRRVITMANPYRLRRRVDDAFAVAKTAPAQMIDANSSLTALALVRRGLGVAIVEPVMACALELEGVMLRPLDVEIPFLFGAISPAAHPLPPGVAALNEAVLKAAALIPGFRLHDLASADLLSDLVYGPKDHENALR; encoded by the coding sequence ATGGATAGCCCGCCTCTCGACATCCGGCAGCTCGAAGCCTTCGCGGCAGTGATGTCGGCGGGAAGCATCACAGGGGCGGCACGGCTGCTGGGGCGTTCTCAACCGGCTGTCACCCGCCACATCAAAGAGCTCGAAGCCGACATCGGCTACGAGCTTCTCCATCGTAGTGGCCCCCGCATCAGTCCGACCCAACGCGGCTTACAGTTTCACGCGCAGGTCGAACGTCTGCTGTTCGGGCTCAAGCATATCCGGGCGCGAGCGGAGGCGATCGGCGCAGCTACGCTGCCAGCCTTCGAATTCGCTTGCACGTCGGCGTTGGCGGCCGGGCTGATCCCCGACGCATTGGCGGCAGTCGATCCGGCGCTGTTGCCAGACAAGATCCACATTCAGTCGCTGTCGGCGGAAGGCGTGGTCCAGCAGGTGTTATCCCACGCCGCCGATTTCGGTCTCGCCAGCCTGCCGGTCGAACATCCTGGTCTTGAAGTTCATTGGATAGGTGAGGCGCCCTGTATCGCGGCGCTCGCGCCGAACGATCCCTTTGCGCAGCAAGACGTCGTCTCGCTTCGTGACATTGCAAAACGGCGCGTCATCACGATGGCGAACCCTTATCGCCTGCGCCGGCGTGTCGACGATGCATTTGCAGTCGCCAAGACGGCGCCGGCTCAGATGATCGATGCCAACTCGTCGCTGACCGCTCTGGCGCTTGTGCGCCGCGGCCTCGGAGTGGCGATTGTCGAGCCGGTCATGGCGTGCGCTCTCGAACTGGAAGGCGTCATGCTGCGGCCGCTCGACGTCGAAATTCCTTTTCTGTTCGGCGCGATCTCTCCAGCTGCGCACCCTCTGCCGCCGGGCGTCGCTGCGCTCAATGAGGCTGTGTTGAAGGCCGCGGCGCTTATTCCGGGCTTCCGGCTCCACGACCTCGCTAGCGCAGATCTCCTGTCTGATCTGGTCTATGGGCCCAAAGATCACGAAAACGCGCTTCGATGA